In Erwinia pyrifoliae DSM 12163, the genomic window CCGAAAAAGGACTTGATGTTACCTGGCTTATCGACGGTGAATCCAGCCTGGGCGGTACGTTACGGCTGGAGAGTAAATTTAACCCTTCTTTAGATGGTGATTACATCATCGAGCAACTTAAGTTCGATGTTGAGTCACACGACGATCCCTTCTTTTATCAGGCCACCTGTAAACGGGCTTAACCAATGAACAAACCGAATACCGATATTGCCAGTGAATCCAGTCTGGCAGGGCAGCTTATGGGCGCTTTTCGTCACCTGATGATGAACACCGACGATATGTTACCCGCAACGGTGGTCAGCTATGACGATGCCACCAACCGTGCGGTGATCAAACCGCTGGTGATGATGGTGTCAACCGAAGGGCAGAGAATCCCCCGCGCCCCGGTTCATAATATTCCCGTTTTCCGCTTTGGCGGCGGCGGGTTCTTTATCCGTGTACCGCTAAAACCGGGGGATTTTGGCTGGCTGAAAGCCAATGACCGCGATATCAGTCTGATTTTTCAGCGCGGCGGTCTGGAGGAGGAGCCTAATACCCACCGGCTGAAATCATTCAGTGATGCGATGTTTTTTCCTGACAGCGTGAAAGGTTGGGCGGTGGATGGCAAAAATATTGATGCGCTGGTGATCCAGTCGCTGGATGGCCGCGTGTGTCTGGCGTTGCATACCGGGCAGGCGGTGCTGGATACGCCAGTGTTTGAAGTTAACGCCGCTGAGAGCATTTTTAACGGCAACGTGACGGTGAACGGTAATCACCAGACCAACGGTAACAGTGAATCAAGCGGCGGATTGATGCGGCATAACGGTAAGAATATTGGGGCGGATCACCAGCATGGCGGTGTTCAGCCGGGATCGGGCAACAGCGGGGGGCCGGTATGATGACGTTTGATGTTAATGAAAGTAATGATATTTACCTCGGAAACGATGGCAACCTGGCTTCGGTTCGTGATCAAGCGGCGGTGAAAAATTACTGCATGCACTATGCCAGAGCGTTACGGGGTGAAATGCTGCACAGGATGGACAAGGGAATACCGTACTGGAAAACCACCTTTGGCCGCGATGCTGATTTACCGATGTTTGAGGCGGCGTTCCGCGAGCGTATGCGGGAAATTTCACAGGTTCTGGCGGTCGATTCCTTTTCTGCATCCATTGAAAACAGCCAGCTTCATTACATCGCCGTGATCAGCACCCTCTACGGGAGGATAACGCTGAATGTCTGATTATCGGTTTATAACAAGCACAGGGGTGATTATCCCTGACACCTCCACGTTGCGGGAGCAGGTTGAAAATGAGTACCGTGATGTGTTTGGTCAGGAAATTGACCTGTCGCCGGAAACGCCGCAGGGGCTACTTGTCACAATGGAGGTGGAAAACCGCGACGCCATCGTCCGCAATAACGCAGAACTGGCGAACCAGATTAACCCGGATATTGCCGGGGGGATCTTCCTTGATGCTATCTGGGCGCTGATGGGCGGGCAGCGACTGCCCGCAACGCATTCTTTTTTAACGAATGTTGAATTTGCTGGTGTTCCACAGACCCGTATTCCGAAAGGCTCTCTGGCCGAAACGCAGACAGGGGATGCGTTTGAAACGACCAGCGTATTGATTATCGGGAATGATGGGGTAACAAAAGGCGATATGCGCTCGGTTGAAACCGGCCCGGTAGGCTGTGGGGCGGGTAAACTTGTCCGGGTGGCAAGTTCGGTTCTTGGCTGGGAAACGGTAAACAATCCGGCTGATGCGGTGCCGGGGAGGGTAGCGGAATCCGACATTCGTACCCGGCGGCGTCGCAGAAATACGCTCGCCAAAAACACGGTGAGTGTCGGAGAGGCGATCACCTCGGCACTGTACGATATCGAAGGTGTGGAATCTCTGTCGTATCGTGAAAACTATACGGATGCGGATCGGGTTATTGATGGCGTTCCGCTGGTTAAACACAGTATCTATGTTTGTGTCGATGGCGGGCCGCGTGAGGAAATCGCTGTTGCCCTGCTACGCACCAAAACAGTGGGTGCCGCATACAACGGCAGTGAAACGGTTGAGGTGACAGAACCGTCCAGCGGTCAGGTGTACAACGTCAAATTTGACAGGCCAAAGGAAACTACCGTGTTTTGTCGGGTGACGGTGCGCAAGAGTTCCTTTGATGCCCAGACTCTGATCCCCGATGCGGTTGAAAAATGGGTAGCTGGTGAAACCGATACCGATGATGGCCTGGCGGTCGGGCGTGACGTTTCGCCATTTGAAATTGCGGCGGCGGTCAATGCGGCTGAACCGCGATTATTTGTGCTGAAGGTCGAGTTATCCACCGATGGCGTGACCTGGTCAACAGACGCGATCCCCGTGCAGATAAACGCTGTTGCCAGACTCCGGCGCAACGCCGTGCAGGTGGTTATCTTATGACAATACAGTCCCTTGATTTTCATTCCGACATGCTGAAAGCCATTCTGTGGCAGTATGAAAATGCGAACAATCTTAAAGCGCTGGCACACTATAAATCTGCGTATTTCAGCAGGTCTTCCGTGGATTTCTGGCGTAACTGGTATAGGAATGTATTTAATATCGATACCGCGAATGATTTTGGCCTGGCGGTGTGGAGCCGCATTCTGGATGTACCGCTGGGTATTGATGTGCCTCCCAGCGACAAAAATAAAAGGGGTTATGGTTTCGGCGCTAATAAGCGCAATTTCAAATCCAACTTCAGGCGTAACGCCGATTACACGCTGACGTTAACCACAGAGCAAAAGCGCCTGCTGGTGAGAATGCGCTATTTCACCCTGACGGAAAGCCCGACGATAACCAATATCAACGCCTTTCTTCAGCGCTTTTTTAGCGATGAAAACGGCAGCGTATTTGTCCTCGATCCCCTCGATATGTCTTACATCTGGTACGTGTTCAATTTCAACCCCGATGAAAGATTGCGCCTGCTGCTTGATAACTTTGACCTGTTACCCCGACCTTCGGGTGTAGGTGCCAAATACCGTATTGTCACCCGCACGGCATTTGGCTTTGGCGAAAAACGTAAAAACTTCACAGATAACTTCGGAAACTAAATCATGACTAAAGTGTTTAAAACGCCCTTCGCTGCGCAGGGTGACAGAACTGCTGTGCCTGTAGAAACGCAGGATGACGGTTCGGTATCTTACACTCAGGGCTACGGCTATGACTATGAGCGTGACCAGACAACAGATCCGGCAGCGAAGGATATTGAACGTGAGAAGATGAATGCGCTTTTCCACGATGTTACCGAAGCAGTGGGGGAGGTTCAGGCGTTCGGTGCCGCCGTTTGGTCTGAGGACGGAAAACCTTACGCAATTCGGTCACAGGCTTACTACGGTAAGAAATTGTGGCAATCGAAGATTGGAAACAATAATGAAGAACCCGGTAAAGGGAGTGGATGGGTCGAATTTAAAGCGGATGTAAACCCCGTTGATATGCTCTACCCGATCGGGATTGTGACGTGGTTCGCTCAGAAAAAAGACCCGAATAAGCTATTCCCCGGTACAACGTGGAAATATATTGGTGAAAACCGCACAATCCGCCTGGCCAGCGCCAACGGCAGCGATGTGATGACAACGGGCGGCTCTGATTCGGTCACGCTGGCGGTAGGAAATATTCCCGCACACGGCCATACGTTTTCGGCTAATACCGGTAGTTTTGATTATGGAACTAAAGGAACAAGCACATTTGATTATGGTAACAAAGTTACCGATACCCAGGGCAGCCATACCCACTCATATAATGAAGTGATACCTCGCGGCGCTTCTGGTATGGATATTGGCGGTATTTGGGAAACCACAATCAGGGGAAGTGATACATCTACAGCCGGTGCTCATGCTCATAATGTCGCAATCGGCGCACACGGTCATACTGTAGAAATCGGCGCACACTCACACTCTGTTTCAGGCACAACAGCCAACACCGGAGCAGGAACAGCGATAAACGTGACCAATGCCTTCATTAAATTAATGGGCTGGTATCGCAGCGCATAATATAAATATGTTGTAGCCCGTTATACGGGCTGTTTTTTTTTGTGGGCTATTTTTGAGAGGAGGAAGCTTCTAAGTTTGATTGATAGCTTATGCTCAACATATTTATATGATAGACCAGATAAGTAAAACGTTAGGGTCAAAGATATAACGAAAAGTAGTACGCGCATGCTAATATTAGAAAAAATATGTTCATTACCGGATATAAGTTTAATGACTTTTCGCAAAATACCCTGTGCCGCCTCATGCAATAAATATATTGAAAATGAAATGTTCCCCACATGCATGATTAAACTGTTGATTTTTATTTTTCCCGTTGCTCCAAGCTTTAGCATTGCAATCATCAACAGAGCTGATGGAATGGCCCACGCAGTGATTCTTGAGTTAAAATAAAAAGGTGAGTATAAATTAATTGCATAGGTTAAAATTAATGTGGGTATTAAAATCAGCCAACCTATTGAAAGGTCGCTATCCATTTTACTGAATACGTAATAAACAAGTATGCCAATTATGAATTCAAGTGTTATTGGATTTGTCATTAATCCCAGGTAGAACCATTCAAAGTTAAATCCGCTAAAACCATAGCTGTCTGGGGCGCCATATATAATGATTGGTGCAAGTAGTGTTATCGCCATAAATCCAGCGGTGAAAGGCCATTTCATTTTTCCGAACAGGAACGAAATAGAAACAATTAGATAGAAATACATTTCGTAGTTTAGAGTCCAGCCTTGCCCTACACGAGCACCACCATATCCTGGTCCCAGACTATCTGGTGGAAGCCCACCCAATGGTATAAATAGCAGAGACTTTCCCGTTTCTATGAACGATTCCATACTATGTCCAGCACTAAAAATTGTGACCAAATAATATAACGGAACAATCCTTGAAACACGTTTTATTAGGTACTCCATCCCAGCACAAAATCCAGAAGACTGATTTTCCACGGTATGTGCAGCTATAAACCCGGATATGATAAAAAACAGATCCACACCAGACCATCCGTGGCTAAATATGATGGCTAAAGGGCTACCTGGATCAAGTTTTAATGTTATACCATAATGGAAAAATACAACTAATAATGCTGCAAAGCCACGCAAAGCTTGTATGGAATCTATAGTTTTTTTCGGGTATGTTATCACGGAAATTATCTCGTCTTTATTAAAGGCTCTTACGAGGCTTAACGTTTTTCTTGTCCAATCATTTTATCAGCCGCCACGCGAGAAATAAAGCCTGAGCGGCTACCGTCGTACTCAGGGTGTGAAGCGACAAACTGATCGATACGGCGGGTCAGCAAAGAAGGAAGCGTGACGTTGATTTTTTCCGCTTTCCCCATCATTGCATCCTGATAGTTGTCGCCGCCAGAGAAGCAGCCGGGAATATCGGGTACGCNAACGCCGAAGGATGAGTCGCCTTTATCAATAGCAACAGGGTATAACATGTAAACCTCCAGGAGCTGGGGCTTAAAGCCCCGCCTGTTTTTTTGATACTTTTTAGTGTTGGTAGCGGTATGTCCTTTTGTGGATGTTTTACCGTTACTACAGCTCATTCACAGGGGCAAAAAAAGGGGCATTTGGTACAAAAGGGACATAGAAAAGGGCAGGTAAATGTCCGTTTTTGGCTGTTGATGCCCACAAGCCTGTTATTATAAGCCCNTGTTTACATATGAGTTTATAAAGTAAACAGGGGCTTATAGGTTTTTGACCTGTTAAAACCATGATGTTTGGCTTGGTGCACACTCACATTCTGTCTCTGGTACCACGGCTAACACAGGTTCAGGCGAGGCAGTCTCTACATTGAATAGCTATATCAAACTGATGGGGTGGTATCGCTCCGCGTAACCATATATGCCTACTGATAAACATTGCTATATGAGCGAAGTGTGTTTTTTACCAGTT contains:
- a CDS encoding Gp138 family membrane-puncturing spike protein, producing MNKPNTDIASESSLAGQLMGAFRHLMMNTDDMLPATVVSYDDATNRAVIKPLVMMVSTEGQRIPRAPVHNIPVFRFGGGGFFIRVPLKPGDFGWLKANDRDISLIFQRGGLEEEPNTHRLKSFSDAMFFPDSVKGWAVDGKNIDALVIQSLDGRVCLALHTGQAVLDTPVFEVNAAESIFNGNVTVNGNHQTNGNSESSGGLMRHNGKNIGADHQHGGVQPGSGNSGGPV
- a CDS encoding baseplate J/gp47 family protein → MSDYRFITSTGVIIPDTSTLREQVENEYRDVFGQEIDLSPETPQGLLVTMEVENRDAIVRNNAELANQINPDIAGGIFLDAIWALMGGQRLPATHSFLTNVEFAGVPQTRIPKGSLAETQTGDAFETTSVLIIGNDGVTKGDMRSVETGPVGCGAGKLVRVASSVLGWETVNNPADAVPGRVAESDIRTRRRRRNTLAKNTVSVGEAITSALYDIEGVESLSYRENYTDADRVIDGVPLVKHSIYVCVDGGPREEIAVALLRTKTVGAAYNGSETVEVTEPSSGQVYNVKFDRPKETTVFCRVTVRKSSFDAQTLIPDAVEKWVAGETDTDDGLAVGRDVSPFEIAAAVNAAEPRLFVLKVELSTDGVTWSTDAIPVQINAVARLRRNAVQVVIL
- a CDS encoding DUF2612 domain-containing protein encodes the protein MTIQSLDFHSDMLKAILWQYENANNLKALAHYKSAYFSRSSVDFWRNWYRNVFNIDTANDFGLAVWSRILDVPLGIDVPPSDKNKRGYGFGANKRNFKSNFRRNADYTLTLTTEQKRLLVRMRYFTLTESPTITNINAFLQRFFSDENGSVFVLDPLDMSYIWYVFNFNPDERLRLLLDNFDLLPRPSGVGAKYRIVTRTAFGFGEKRKNFTDNFGN
- a CDS encoding phage baseplate protein, producing the protein MTKVFKTPFAAQGDRTAVPVETQDDGSVSYTQGYGYDYERDQTTDPAAKDIEREKMNALFHDVTEAVGEVQAFGAAVWSEDGKPYAIRSQAYYGKKLWQSKIGNNNEEPGKGSGWVEFKADVNPVDMLYPIGIVTWFAQKKDPNKLFPGTTWKYIGENRTIRLASANGSDVMTTGGSDSVTLAVGNIPAHGHTFSANTGSFDYGTKGTSTFDYGNKVTDTQGSHTHSYNEVIPRGASGMDIGGIWETTIRGSDTSTAGAHAHNVAIGAHGHTVEIGAHSHSVSGTTANTGAGTAINVTNAFIKLMGWYRSA
- a CDS encoding acyltransferase family protein, with translation MITYPKKTIDSIQALRGFAALLVVFFHYGITLKLDPGSPLAIIFSHGWSGVDLFFIISGFIAAHTVENQSSGFCAGMEYLIKRVSRIVPLYYLVTIFSAGHSMESFIETGKSLLFIPLGGLPPDSLGPGYGGARVGQGWTLNYEMYFYLIVSISFLFGKMKWPFTAGFMAITLLAPIIIYGAPDSYGFSGFNFEWFYLGLMTNPITLEFIIGILVYYVFSKMDSDLSIGWLILIPTLILTYAINLYSPFYFNSRITAWAIPSALLMIAMLKLGATGKIKINSLIMHVGNISFSIYLLHEAAQGILRKVIKLISGNEHIFSNISMRVLLFVISLTLTFYLSGLSYKYVEHKLSIKLRSFLLSKIAHKKKQPV
- a CDS encoding type II toxin-antitoxin system HicB family antitoxin, which translates into the protein MLYPVAIDKGDSSFGVXVPDIPGCFSGGDNYQDAMMGKAEKINVTLPSLLTRRIDQFVASHPEYDGSRSGFISRVAADKMIGQEKR